The following nucleotide sequence is from uncultured Draconibacterium sp..
CCCGCGAAGGTAACGACCTGCTTCGTGAGATGATTGAAGCCAACATCGTAGATTATGGTGAAGAGTTCAAAAAATCGATGGAAGAAGGTAGCTGGGACCTTTCGAAAGTAGACCCTGAGAAATTAAAAAAATCGAAGCTGGCCATGGTATTTGGTCAGATGAATGAGCCACCGGGTGCACGTGCACGTGTTGCGCTTTCAGGATTAACAATTGCTGAAAGTTTGCGCGATGGCGACGGTTCGACCGGAGGTGGTCGCGATATTCTTTTCTTCGTTGATAATATTTTCCGTTTTACACAGGCAGGTTCCGAGGTGTCGGCACTGCTTGGTCGTATGCCATCGGCAGTAGGTTACCAGCCAACGCTGGCTACTGAAATGGGTGTTATGCAGGAACGGATTACTTCTACTAAAAATGGATCAATTACATCGGTACAGGCGGTTTATGTGCCTGCTGATGACTTGACCGACCCTGCGCCTGCAACAACATTTGCGCACCTCGATGCAACAACGGTATTGAGTCGTAAAATTGCAGAGTTGGGTATTTATCCTGCGGTTGACCCGCTTGATTCTTCATCACGTATTCTTACGCCGGAAATTGTTGGAGACGAGCATTACAACTGTGCGCAGGACGTAATTATGTTGTTACAGCGCTACACCGAATTGCAGGATATTATTGCAATTTTGGGTATGGATGAACTTTCGGAAGAAGATAAACTGGTTGTTCACCGTGCACGTCGTGTTCAGCGTTTCCTTTCGCAGCCATTCTTTGTTGCTTCGGCATTTACCGGACTGGAAGGAAAACTGGTTTCGATTGAAGATACCATCAAAGGTTTCAGAATGATTATGAACGGCGAGGTCGACAAATATCCTGAAGCAGCATTTAACCTTGTTGGTACTATTGAAGAGGCCATCGAGAAAGGTGAAAAATTGTTAGCTGACAACTAAAATCGGAAAGGAAGTAAAATGCATTTAGAAATAATTACACCGGATAAAAAAGTATTCGAGGGCGATGTTAGCCTAATTCAGCTGCCCGGAAGTAAAGGAGGTTTCGAGATATTGAAAAACCACGCTCCTATAATTTCAACGCTTGAAAAAGGTGTGCTGAAAATTAAAGAAACAAACGGAGGAGAGAAACACTTTGAAGTTGATGGTGGTGTAATTGAAAATAAAGCAAATAAGATTATTGTTCTTGTTGAATCGGCATAGTACAATAAACGAAGATAGTTGAAAAGTCCCCGTAGAAGATTTCTGCGGGGATTTTTTGTGTCTGCAAATAGAGTTTTGCAAAAAATCAATATCTTCGATACTTCGGAAAAATGAAAGTGAAATTTCTGATCATACGATTTAGTTCAATTGGCGACATTGTTTTAACAACACCTGTTGTTCGCGGATTGAAACAGCAGGTTGATAATGCTGAAGTTCATTTCGTAACCAAAAAGAAATTTGCTTGTTTGGTAAGTTCCAGCCCTTACATCGATAAGGTTCATTTGCTAGAGGATAATATTGGTACGCTAATTCACGAATTGGAAAAGGAGGATTACGATTATATTATCGATCTTCATAACAATTTCAGAAGCAATAAAATAAAGCGACGGCTAAAAATGCAGTCGTTTGCGGTGAATAAAATCAATTGGGAAAAGTTTCTGATGATTCGTTTTAAAATGAACCGCTTGCCCAACGTACATATTGTTGATCGATACCTGGAAACGGTTTCGGTTTTTGATGTGAAGAATGATCGCCTCGGGCTTGATTACTTTATCGATGAATCTGCCGCATTTCAGCAGAGCGATTTACCCGAAACTTTTCGGAATGGTTACGTGGCTTTTGTAATTGCCGGAACATATTTCACCAAAAAATTGCCCGTTCATAAAGTCAGTCAAATTTGTCAGCAAATTCCGTATCCGGTAATTTTACTAGGCGGTAAAAATGAATTCGATGAGGGAGAACAGGTGTTATCGCAATCAAAAGGAAATGTATTAAACTTTGCTGGTAAAATTTCGTTAAACCAATCGGCCTCACTGGTGCGTGATTCGCGCGTAGTATTGGCCAACGATACGGGCTTAATGCACATTGCAGCAGCTTTTAAAAAGAAGATATTTTCGTTTTGGGGCAACACCATTCCGGAGTTTGGGATGACGCCTTACCAGCCCAATGAGTTGTCGGAAATTATGCAGATTAATGATTTAAAATGCCGCCCGTGCTCAAAACTTGGACATCATAAATGCCCCAAAAAACATTTTAAATGTATGGAAGATATTGATGTGCAGAAGGCAATTGATTGGATCAATAAAAATTACTAATCGTTACATCGCTGTTGCTTTTTCCGGTTTAGAAATTAATTTGTATTTTCCATTTCTTTCTGTGTTGTTCAATCAAAAAATCATAATCAAATGAAACGTCGTTCCTTTTTTAAAACAACCGCTCTTGGTGGTTCTGTGGTGGCTTTAAGTGGTGTTGCCGCATGTGTTCAAAAGTCTGATGTTCAGTCAGTAGTTAATATGGAGGCCTTTGATTTAAATGAAACATCGGCTTTAGCTCTTCAGCAAAAAATGGAGACAGGAGAACTAACTGCCGAAAGTATTTGTAAAAAATACCTCGATCGAATTGCGCTGGTTGATCCACATTTAAAATCGGTAATCGAACTAAACCCTGATGCCTTGGATATTGCCAAAAAACTGGATGAGGAACGCCAAAATGGAAAAGTTCGCGGTCCGTTGCACGGAATTCCGGTGATGATTAAGGATAATATTGATACTGGCGATAAAATGCAAACCACCGCCGGATCGCTCGGACTGGAAGGGAATGTCGTGGAAAAAGATGCATTTATAGTAAAAAAATTACGCGACGCCGGAGCTGTGTTGCTGGGAAAAACAAACCTGAGTGAGTGGGCAAATTTCCGCTCTACCAATTCATCAAGTGGCTGGAGTGGACGAGGCGGGCAGGTACGAAATCCGTTTTGTTTGGATCGCAGTCCGTGTGGTTCGAGCTCTGGAACCGGGGCAGCTGTTTCCGGTAATCTCTGCACCATTGGAATCGGAACCGAAACAAACGGTTCAATTGTTTGTCCATCGGGGATAAATGGTGTTGTCGGCATTAAACCAACATTGGGAACATGGAGCCGACAAGGAATTATTCCGATTGCACACAGCCAGGATACTGCCGGACCAATGGCGCGCAATGTTACTGATGCTGCCATTCTGCTTGGTGCCCTGGCCGAGTTTGATTCCAACGATGCAAAAACGCATTTGGAGCAAGGGAAAATTTACGATAATTATACTTCTTTTTTAAAACCTGATGGATTAGAAGGAAAACGGATTGGTATTGCTTCACAAATGATTCCGTCGCATAACAAGGTGCATGAATTATTGAAAAAAGCCATTGAGGCGATGCAAAATAATGGGGCAGAGTTGGTTGAGGGTCTAGAATTCGAAACAAACCGAAAATGGGGAAATCCATCGTATGAAGTTTTGCTTTACGAATTTAAAGCCGACCTGAATAAATACTTGCAGGAACATCCTTCTGCACCAAGAAAGTCGCTTGCAGAATTGATTGAATTCAACAATCAAAATGCGGATAAAGAGATGCCATGGTTTGGGCAGGAGATTTTTGAAGCGGCACAGGAAAAGGGTGATTTAAGTTCGGAAGAATACTTGCAGGCACTGGCAGACTCGAAACGCTATGCCGGAAAAGAAGGTATTGATGCGTTGATGGATACCAATAATCTGGATGCGATAATTGCCCCAACCAACGGGCCAACATGGAGTATCGACTGGGTAAACGGCGATAGTTTTACCGGTGGCAGTTCGTCGCCGGCGGCCATTTCAGGTTATCCTAATATTACGGTGCCCATGGGTTTTGTTGATGGACTTCCGATTGGGCTTTCTTTCTTTGGCCGTGCCTGGAGCGAACCTGTTTTGCTTGAGATTGCTTATGCTTTCGAGCAAGCAACAAAACACCGCAAGGCACCGGATTTTAAAAAATCGCTGATGGGGTAAAACTCTTCGTCAAATTTGTTGTTTAAGAAGTCTTTCAGAAAAAAGACAAAGAAAAGGATTAAAGTAGCGCAAAAATTTTTGCGTTATCTTTGCAGCAAATTAAAGGTTATGAAGGAGCGATTATTCGGGAAGACATTAGGAGAACTGCAGGAGTTGGTTGTTGAGCTGGGCTTGCCAAAATTTACAGCAAAACAAATCACGGATTGGTTGTATAAAAAGCAAATCAGCTCGATTGATGAGATGACTAATCTCTCGAAAAAAGCCCGTGAATTACTGAACGAGCGTTTTGTATTTGGATTAACACCTTATACAAAAGTAAGTGCCAGTATTGATGGTACCCGAAAATACCTGTTCCCGACAATACAGAATAAATTTATCGAAACCGCCATGATTCCTGAACGCGACCGCAAGACTGTTTGTGTGAGTTCGCAGGTGGGATGTAAAATGGGTTGCTTGTTTTGTTTCACTGCCAAACAAGGCTTTCAGGGGCAACTTTCGGCTGGCGAAATCATCAACCAAATAAAAAGTATCGACGAGGTTGAAGAGGTAAGCAACATTGTTTACATGGGAATGGGCGAACCGTTTGATAACCTTGAAGAAGTTTTGAAAAGCCTTGAAATCCTAACTTCCGAGTGGGGATTTGCCATGAGTCCGCGTCGGATAACAGTTTCAACAATCGGTATCATTCCGGGCATGTTAACTTTCCTCGAAAAAAGTGAAGCTCATTTAGCGGTGAGTTTGCATACTCCTTTTCACGAAGAGCGCCAGAAAATTATGCCGGTGCAGGTTGCTTACCCGATTGAGGAAGTGGTGGAAGAAATTAAAAGTTGGGACTTTGGCCGTCAGCGCCGAGTGTCGTTCGAGTACATTTTGTTTGAAGACCTGAATGACTCAGAGGAACATGTTAATGAGCTGGCCCGTTTGTTAAGTGGATTAAAATGCCGCATCAATCTTATCCGTTTTCACCCGGTACCGGGAACGCCGCTAAAAAGCCCGGGAGAAAAAACCATTCAGCGTTTTAAAGATGCTTTGAATAACAAGGGAATTCTTACCACTATTCGTGCTTCGCGCGGTCAGGACATTTATGCCGCATGTGGTTTGCTGTCAACCAAAGAATTGGTGAAGTAATCGAATGCTGATAACCCAGGTTGAATAGATTCTCTCTGTAAACAAAGATAAAAAGTGGTGTTCGGAATTGAGTGAATCGGGATTAAAGCAATTCTTTCAACCTGAATTTTTCTTTCAAAAGCACCCCTTTTTCTGTTTCATGTACCGAGGCACATTCCGTGTAATAGTCGTGCTCAAAGTATAAAATGTAATTCTTAGCGGCAGCTTCTTTTAGAAATTCTCCTTTTTCTTTCATCACTTGTACCGGATCAAGATCGTAAGCCGAAATCCATAACACCGGTATGTTTGCAGCAGTTGTAAACAAATCGGAAGTATAAACAAAAGCATGTTTTGCCGTATGCAGTATTGGCAGCATTTGTCCGGGTGTGTGGCCATCGAACATTTTTATTTCAAAGCCGGGAAGCCATTCACCTTCCTTCTCAATCAACTTCAATTTTCCCGATTCCATCATGTAATCCAACACCTGACGATGATAAGCTGCCCGTTCTCTGGGGTTGGAGATTTTGGCATGTTCCCACTGTGTTTTGCTGCTCCACAGGTTTGCATTTGGGAAAACAAGTTCCAGTTTTCCGTCAACGTTTTTAACCGCTCCGGTGCAGTGATCCCAGTGCAGGTGCGTAAAAAACACATCGGTAATATCAGTGGCTGAAAAACCTTTCTCTATCAATGATTTTTCCAATTCATCAACCGAAGTCACACCATTGTTTTTAAGGTGTTTTTCGGGATAATGATTGCCAATCCCAGCTTCAATTAATATTTTCCGATCACCAATTTCAACCAGTAAACAACGTAAGGTTAACTGTGTGAAGTTATCTTCGTTGCATGGGTAAACTTTGTTCCACAATACTTTTGGGATGGCGCCGAAAAGGGCTCCTCCATCGCAATGAAAATGACCGGCAGATACTGGAGTAAGTTTCATAAAAGAAGTTTAAAGTTGGAAGCACGAAGTTTTCGCAGTCGCTCTTTTCCAACATTTTTACACTTGTAAAAGTAAATTATTTTAATGGGGCACAAGACCATAGCGTTGTTGAAAAGCTGAATCTAACGAAAAGTTCATAACATGGTCAACCACGCCGGTGTAATCTTTTATCCCCGATTTTATGTTGTTGTGTTTCAAATAAGCATCGTTTAGTTTCGAGGCTGTTTTGTCCATGGTAGCATTGCGCAATTTATTCCAGTGTTCGCTAATTTTATTTATGTCGGCCTGTACGTTCGGCGAGATTTCAGCAACAAGTTTTTTGTAGGCTTCTAAACCTCGCGCCTGCCTAAAAAGATGAAACGATATAAATAGTTTTGCCGAGTATTGAATCTGCTGCGACGAGCTGTTTAGACAAACCAACCATGAATAAAAATTGGCTTCGGCCTCACTTGTAACACCCAGCTGGTGCGCCTTTTCGTGCGCCAAAACAAATGGGTATTCAATAGGGAGAACCTGTTTGTTTACGTGTACTTCATTAAAAAACGGCCCAAAATAACCCGTGATTCCCGATTTTGAATAGAATCCGCTAAAGGTGATTTTTTTGTCGTAGCGTTTTCCCATTGGGTAATCAAAATGTAATAAAGGAGCCAGTTGTTGGTACGATTCTTCAATTAAACGATCGGTTTCAGTTTTGTCAATCTTATCAAAATCACAATGTAACCGGTTTAGTTCTGCAATATATTGGTGAACGAATTGCACAAACTCTTCGGTATTGGGTTCGCGGTCGTTAATACCAAGGCGATCTTGCAATGGTGACCGGAAATAATTAAAACCCCAAAGCAGGTAAAATAGGATAAAAGCTGACGCAAGCAGATTGATTAAAAATTTTCCTGCAGCCTTCCATTTTATTTTTTTTGTAAAAATTAGAACAAGTAGTAGGAAGGGAACCAACAGTAAAAAGATATAAAGAAGATCATCAAGCGAAAAAGGAAATATGGCGGATATGTTTGAAAGCAAGGAAGCAATTAACGGGTAAACTTTTTGTGCATACCATTTTTCTACAAATTCGGCTTGTTGCCTCAGCAAAAGTGTACACACAAAAACAATCGCAGCCAAAGCCGGTAAAATCAGCCATTTATATTTTGAGTTTTGCTTCAACTTTTTTCAGGTAAATATACAAGACAAAATTTAAAAGGCTAAAGTTTATTTTTTGGTGCAATTTAAATTCTTTTTGATTGAGAATGGTCGATAATAAAATACATTTGTTAATATTGTTTTCAGTTTGTAAACAAAAATATTTAGCATGATAAAGGCATATTCTTTTTTGCTGATGGTTGGGGGGCTATTGGCAGGTTTAAATGGATTTTGTGAGGGAAAAGATGATAAAGCAATGGAAGTACATAAACGCGCAATAACAATTGATACGCACTGTGACACGCCGATGGGATTGGTTCAGGGCGATTTAGATGTTGGTAAAAGAAATGAATCGCCTGGTAGTCGGGTTGATTTTCCGAGAATGGAAGAGGGTGGATTGGATGCGATATTTTTTGCCGCATTTACCAGTCAGCGACCACGAACTGAAGAAAATACGCAGAATGCCTATGAAATGGCCAATAAAATGATTGAGAAAACGTACGAAGTTTGCAAAAAGTACAACAATATGGCCGAAGTTGCAACCGCACCTGAAGATGTTGTTCGCCTGGAAAAAGAGGGGAAACGTGCCATTTATATTGGTATGGAGAATGGTTTCCCGATTGGCACGGAGCTCGACCGAGTGGAAGAGTTTTACAAGAAGGGCGTTCGTTACATCACCCTTTGTCACTCGTCGAATAACGATATTTGCGACTCGTCAACCGACAGTGAAGGGCCGGAACATGATGGCTTGAGTTCTTTTGGAAAAGAAGTAGTAAAAGAGATGAATCGTTTGGGAATGCTTATTGATGTTTCGCATATTTCTGATAAATCGTTTTACGATGTAATTGAGTTGAGTAAAGTGCCGGTATTTGCGTCGCATTCGAGTGTGCGTGCTATCGCGCATCATAACCGAAATATGACCGACGATATGATAAAAACGCTGGCGAAAAAAGGCGGTGTTATTCAAATTTGTTTGCTCGATAGTTACATTAAAGATCCGGATACAACCACAGTTCGTTACCAGAAAGAACAGGAAATAAGAAAGATGTTTAATTCCGAGTGGGGAAAGATGTCAGAACAGGAGAGAAACGAGAGGAGAAAATTATTCAATGAACTTAATGAAAAATATCCGAAGCAATTACCAACGGTTGCCGATTGTGTAGATCATATCGACCATGTAAAAAACCTAGTTGGTATTGATTATGTAGGAATTGGTTCTGATTTTGATGGCGGTGGCGGACTGGCTGATTGTGCCGATGTTAGTCAAATGCCAAACATTACTGCAGAAATGCTGAAACGAGGATACACCGAAGAGGAAATTGCAAAAGTATGGGGTGGTAATTTTCTCAGGGTATTTAATGAAGTGGTTGAGAATTCTACTGATAAATAGTTCAAAAAAACTGGAGTTAAAACAGGTTTTATAATCTGCACTTGTTTAAAGTGTTGTAAATCATTATCTAAAGTGATTTGTAACACTTTTTTTATGCTTTCAGATCTTTTATATTGTTAACCAAATGAATATCTCTAGCGGATGATGAAAAAAATATTGTGTTCATCGGAGTTATTAACAATTCCCATGCTGGGACAATTAACAAATCAATTTCCAAATCCCTTGTATTATTTAGGCTTTTGTGAATATCTTTTTGCGTAAGTAGGTGTTGTAATTGTTAATAAAATGTCGTAGTTTGCCATAGTTGTAAAGAGAAAATTTGTATCGTCATTAAAAGAATTGTTGTTCTAGGGATATTTGTCTTGCTAATATCACTGCGATGTGGTGCGCAACAAGATCCTATTTTTACCTCATATATGTATAATGGTCAGATTATTAATCCGGCATATGCAGGTATTTGGGAGAAGATAGGTTTTACCACATTAGTAAGAAAACAGTGGGCTGGTATAAACCGCTCGCCTCTGACTGAATACATTTCATTTCACTCACCTTTGAAAAACGAAGCTGTTGGTGTTGGTCTTAACATCATGAATGACCGTTTTGGTTTAGAGCAGCGACTAACAGTACTTGGCGACTATGCCTACGAGGTATATCTGTCGCGGCGTACACGCATGCGACTGGGTGTAAAATTTGGATTTACCAACTACAAAAATCCTCTTACTGAATATGAATTATATCCCGACGACAAATACGACAGAGCTTTTGATGAGGATGTCGATTTAAAATTTTTGCCAAACTTCGGTTTCGGAGTATTTATTTACCAGGACTATTTTTATGCAGGATTTTCTATCCCTAAGATCGTTGAGAACGACCTTAAGGAGAATTTTCATAACTATTCAACCAGTGCTGAAGTGCGAACCATTTATTTGAATGGAGGCTACGTTCTTCCGCTCGATCCATTCAATTATATTGTTTTTAAACCCACCATGCTGGTAAAGGCAACCTGGGGAACACCCTTGCAGGTAGATCTTGCAGCAAATTTTATGATTCGCGAAAAACTTTGGCTTGGCATACTTGGCCGTACCGGTGGGGCGGTATGTGTTACCGGTAACTGGATGTTTAGCAACAAGTTCAGAGTAGGCTTTGCAATGGATATTACAACAAACGATATATACCCATATCAGAACGGAACCTATGAATTTACTTTTGGTTTTGATATGGACTTTTTTGGACGTAGCTATTTAAGGTCCAGATACTTTTAATGACGATGGACACAATTACAAACCCTAAAAATGATTGTGTAACGATAAAAAAAACATTTATGTAAAGACAGAACAACAACGATTGCCTCAATTAAGAAAGTGTTGATAAGTGACCAAAACAAAACATAACCAGACTTTGGAAATAGCACTATTTATAGTGGCTGTTTTTGCTGTGCTTATGGGAGAAGCTTCTGTAAATGGAGGTGCTTTGCCAACTAGTCAACTTACGAATTATTCAAAAATTTACGGAGAAACAGTCATCTCAGACGATACAACTGGCTTTGTTTGTCCGGAAGATATCTCAACATATACCGATTTAAATGCTTGTTCAAGCAACATTAGTAGTGGCTTAAACGTGCTTGATCCTGAAGCCAGAATTATAACACTTACCTGGCAAATGCAAGGAGCAACCAACGCATCGTCGCCCGCAAGTGGAATAAACCAAATAAACAGTTATGTTTTTAACGAAGGAACAACGATCGTAAATTATAGCGGTTCCGATCTTTACAACAACTCTTTTAACTGCTCTTTTACGGTTACTGTTACCGACAATCAGCTTCCTGCCATCCGTAATCTTCCTAAAAATATAACTGTTTCAACGGCCGCCGGAGAGTGTGGTGCCGAAGTCAGCTGGCCCGATCTGGTAATAATTGATAACTGTTTAAACGAATCACAAATTCTGACAACTTATTCTCATATTTCCGGCAGTTGGTTTGAAATTGGTACGACTAGCGTAAGTTGTAGAATATCGAATGGGTTGGAAGGAGAAGACACAGAGTACACATTTAACGTTGTTGTTGTTGACAATGAAATTCCTTTACTGACTTCCCCTCAGAAAGTGACTGTCGATTGCGGAAATCCGGTACCTGATGCATTCGTTACTTTGCAGCAATTTGTTGTTGCCGGAGGAGTAGTTTCTGATAATTGTGAGATTGATGAAAGCAGTTTTAGTTTTACCAGAGAAATCAGAACCGGCTCTACTTGTCCCTTTACAATTACCAGAACTTATCAGGTTGAAGATGAGCACGGAAACATTGCAGAAATCGATCATCATATTCAGGTTCAGCAGGAGTCTGGATTGAAATCGGCAACTGCTGATTATACTGCTACACAAAGTGGAAACTGGAATGATGCAGCCACCTGGGGAGGATTCGGGCCTCCGACTTCGGGAGACAACGTAACCATTCCAACCGGAATAACTGTAACCGTTAATTCTGCTGCAGTTTGTAATAATATTGATATTCAAAGCGGAGGTAGTGTGGTTGTTAACAATTCGAATGTTTTGCAGGTTTATGGCGACTGGAACAATGCAGGGACTTTTAATGCAGGAACCGATGGAACGGTAGAATTTACCGGAACAAATAATGCAACCATAAGTGGAACAACTACTTTCGAAAACCTGATTGTATTGAAGGGTAGCTTGTCGTCAACCCTTACTATAAGTGGGACTACAAGTGTATCCAGTGGGGGAGTGTTAACTATGAATAGTGGATTGATTACGATTCCAAGTGCTGGAAGCTTGTCGTTGGATTTTAGTTCAGGCCTTTCAATTCCATCTACTGCAGGTTTTGATGTTACAGGGGGAAGCCTTTCGACAGGCAATTTCAGTATAACAAATAATGGCCTGATTCGGATCTCATCGGGAACAGCTGATTTTGGTACTGCCTCAGGTAACACTGTTCATACACAGGTTGATGGTGCTTTTATTGTTTCTGGAGGAACGGTAAATATTGCCGGGCGACTGGAAAATACCGCTGGAGGAACCTTAACTCCTCCGGGAGTAAATTCCGGAATTACCGTTTCTGGGGGAACGGTTACACTGGCTACAGTTGGAAATGGTTTAAGCAGCATCGGATCGTTGAATGTAACTGCAAATGGAGATTTCAGATTTACCGGCGGGACAATTGTATTTCAAAATCCAAGTACTGCTACCACAGAACTTGACCTTGGTGTAGTTGGGGGAGCAGGTACTAAAGATGTTTTAGGAGGGACATTCCAGTTTGGGAATGCATTGACCCCGGCAAGTTCTTCTTTTAATATTGCAAGCGATATTATTTTAGATAATGTCACATCAAGTGCTAACGCCGATCTGGTTCTGGAAAGCGATGTTCAGGTGATTAACCTGGCATTAAACAGTGCAACTACAATAGATTTAAATGGTTATGCTTTACAACAAGAGGTTACAGGAACGGGTATATATTCGTATCCAATTGAAGATGGTTCCGGGAATCCGGTTTTCGTTCAGATTAACCTCACATCAGGAAGTGGATTTGGCCCTGGCGATTATATTGAGGTAACGACATCAGATGGCAAACATCCCGATAACGAAAGCGATAATCACTTTTTAAATCAATATTGGACAGTTAATGTTGTGGGTATTACCAATCCGGTTTTCAATATTACGGCTGAATACCATTCTTCGGATGTAAACGGAACAGAATCAGAAATTGTTGCTGGTGTCTGGGATGGTAGCTCGTGGACAAAATATGGAGCTGTTAGCGGTGGCTCAATCTCGGCTTCCAATGTCGCCGGAACAACTATCTGGTTTACCGGTATTACGCTTGATGATCCAATAGTTGCTATAGATTTGGGAGCAACAACTGCTATTTGCGAGGGGTCTTCAATAACCTTAAATACAACTGTTACAGGTGACAATCCTATAACTTATTCGTGGACATCAACTCCTTCCGGGTACACTTCAAGTAGCTCCTCTCCAACAGTTTCTCCGTTGTCAGATATTAGATATACAGTAGAAATTACAGATGGAAACGGATTTACTGCCACCGATTTTATTGATGTTACGGTAGAGCCTTTACCAACTGCATCGGCGGGAGGAACTTCAACTATTTGTGAAAACAGCTCATACACGCTTTTAGCCGGAGAAGCAAGTTCGGCTAACGGAACCATCCAATGGACGGAAAACGGAGCAGGTTCAATAACTTCCGGAGTTACAACTTTAACGCCAACCTACACACCTGCTGCCGGCGATGCTGGAAACACGGTTGTAATGACAATGACAGTTACCAGTACAAATTCTTGTGCTCCGAGTACAGCAACAGCCAATTATTCCATTACTGTGGAGCCGCTTCCAAGTGCTTTCGCAGGAGGAAGTACAACAATTTGTGAAGCCGATTCTTACACTCTTTCAGCAGGAGAAGCAAGTTCGGCGAACGGAACCATCCAATGGACAGAAAACGGAGCAGGTTCAATAACTTCCGGAGCTACAACTTTAACGCCAACCTACACACCTGCTGCCGGCGATGCCGGAAACGATGTTACGCTTACGTTCACCGTAACCAGCACTAATGATTGTGCTCCTGCCACTGCAACCGATATTTTTACTGTAACCGTTCGCGAACCGCTTAGCCAGTCAACAATCTCGACAGCACAGGATATCTGTTACAACGGTGTACCTCAATCATTAGTCGGAACCGCTGCCACCGGAGGAAG
It contains:
- a CDS encoding type IX secretion system membrane protein PorP/SprF; amino-acid sequence: MVVLGIFVLLISLRCGAQQDPIFTSYMYNGQIINPAYAGIWEKIGFTTLVRKQWAGINRSPLTEYISFHSPLKNEAVGVGLNIMNDRFGLEQRLTVLGDYAYEVYLSRRTRMRLGVKFGFTNYKNPLTEYELYPDDKYDRAFDEDVDLKFLPNFGFGVFIYQDYFYAGFSIPKIVENDLKENFHNYSTSAEVRTIYLNGGYVLPLDPFNYIVFKPTMLVKATWGTPLQVDLAANFMIREKLWLGILGRTGGAVCVTGNWMFSNKFRVGFAMDITTNDIYPYQNGTYEFTFGFDMDFFGRSYLRSRYF
- a CDS encoding dipeptidase translates to MIKAYSFLLMVGGLLAGLNGFCEGKDDKAMEVHKRAITIDTHCDTPMGLVQGDLDVGKRNESPGSRVDFPRMEEGGLDAIFFAAFTSQRPRTEENTQNAYEMANKMIEKTYEVCKKYNNMAEVATAPEDVVRLEKEGKRAIYIGMENGFPIGTELDRVEEFYKKGVRYITLCHSSNNDICDSSTDSEGPEHDGLSSFGKEVVKEMNRLGMLIDVSHISDKSFYDVIELSKVPVFASHSSVRAIAHHNRNMTDDMIKTLAKKGGVIQICLLDSYIKDPDTTTVRYQKEQEIRKMFNSEWGKMSEQERNERRKLFNELNEKYPKQLPTVADCVDHIDHVKNLVGIDYVGIGSDFDGGGGLADCADVSQMPNITAEMLKRGYTEEEIAKVWGGNFLRVFNEVVENSTDK